A part of Gouania willdenowi chromosome 2, fGouWil2.1, whole genome shotgun sequence genomic DNA contains:
- the btla gene encoding B- and T-lymphocyte attenuator isoform X2, with protein sequence MRPKHGWALVHVSILAGLLLTCNTEATDSEDSSCSQRITVRRHTVYKATVGQTLKINCTVFFCDDTPPTVSWEKNSFLIPVNKTSHINTEWSLINKQEGVSLLSFKKIHLSDSGRYNCQMKGSVSHGITLNVYGDNETISPLENSTSKDSGSKVYMTYVYSAVGTASVVIAVIIVTAVLLRGCKGRSKKENKTENQYICMEERTFTHRTPKGSPSVTPSTQKKTTLMPPKREIVSTHKAQMREENMTQKEEEGASIVYAAINHQLPSTAAGPRRQTPQEEPTLYAALRVA encoded by the exons ATGAGACCAAAGCACGGCTGGGCCTTGGTGCACGTGTCCATCCTGGCTGGACTCCTTCTCACCTGTAACACTGAAG CTACAGATTCAGAAGATTCAAGCTGCTCTCAGAGGATTACTGTACGCCGCCACACTGTATATAAAGCTACAGTTGGACAAACGCTGAAGATCAATTGCACAGTTTTCTTCTGTGATGATACGCCACCGACAGTATCCTGGGAAAAAAACTCATTCCTCATCCCAGTCAACAAAACCAGTCACATCAACACTGAATGGTCTTTGATTAACAAACAGGAAGGAGTTTCACTtctgagctttaaaaaaattcacCTCAGTGATTCTGGTCGATATAACTGTCAAATGAAGGGCAGCGTGAGTCACGGCATTACTCTCAACGTCTATG GTGATAACGAAACAATTAGTCCATTGGAGAACAGCACAA GTAAGGATTCAGGATCCAAGGTGTATATGACATATGTCTACTCTGCtgttgggactgcttcagtcgTCATCGCCGTCATCATCGTAACAGCTGTATTGTTGCGAGGGTGTAAAG GACGATCCAAAAAGGAGAACAAAACTGAAAACCAG TACATCTGCATGGAAGAGCGAACCTTCACACACCGCACCCCAAAAGGAAGCCCTTCTGTGACGCCGTCTACCCAGAAAAAGACAACTTTAATGCCACCAAAGCGTGAGATTGTATCAACGCATAAAGCTCAGATGAGAGAGGAAAATATGACGCAAAAAGAAGAGGAAGGTGCTTCGATTGTGTACGCCGCAATCAACCATCAGCTTCCATCTACTGCGGCTGGTCCTAGGAGACAAACTCCGCAAGAAGAACCAACCTTGTATGCAGCGTTACGTGTGGCATGA
- the LOC114477484 gene encoding splicing factor U2AF 35 kDa subunit-like, whose translation MAEYLASIFGTEKDKVNCSFYFKIGACRHGDRCSRLHNKPTFSQTILIQNIYRNPQNSAQTADASRCAVSDVEMQEHYDEFFEEVFTEMEEKYGEVEEMNVCDNLGDHLVGNVYVKFRREEDAEKAVMDLNNRWFNAQPIHAELSPVTDFREACCRQYEMGECTRGGFCNFMHLKPISRELRRELYGRRRKRPRSGSRPRERRSRSRDRKRERGGDRRRSRDRERSGRF comes from the exons atggCGGAGTATCTGGCGTCCATTTTCGGCACAGAAAAAGACAA GGTCAATTGTTCCTTCTACTTTAAAATCGGAGCGTGCAGACATGGTGACAGATGCTCGAGATTGCACAACAAACCAACTTTTAGCCAG ACCATCCTGATCCAGAACATCTACCGCAACCCTCAGAATAGCGCACAGACGGCAGACGCGTCACGCT GCGCCGTCAGTGATGTGGAAATGCAGGAACATTATGACGAGTTTTTCGAG GAAGTGTTTACAGAGATGGAGGAGAAATACGGAGAAGTGGAAGAAATGAATGTGTGCGATAACTTAGGGGACCATCTCGTTGGCAACGTTTACGTCAAG TTTCGCCGCGAGGAAGATGCTGAGAAGGCAGTAATGGACCTAAACAACCGCTGGTTCAACGCCCAGCCGATCCACGCTGAGCTGTCCCCCGTCACAGACTTTAGGGAAGCCTGCTGTCGCCAGTATGAAATGGG GGAATGCACCCGAGGCGGCTTCTGCAACTTCATGCACTTGAAACCAATATCACGGGAACTTAGAAGGGAACTGTACGGCCGCCGCAGGAAACG ACCTCGCTCTGGATCACGGCCTCGGGAACGTCGCTCTCGCTCCAGGGATCGTAAACGGGAACGCGGCGGCGACAGGCGACGATCGAGGGACCGAGAACGCTCGGGACGATTCTGA
- the btla gene encoding B- and T-lymphocyte attenuator isoform X3 translates to MRPKHGWALVHVSILAGLLLTCNTEDSEDSSCSQRITVRRHTVYKATVGQTLKINCTVFFCDDTPPTVSWEKNSFLIPVNKTSHINTEWSLINKQEGVSLLSFKKIHLSDSGRYNCQMKGSVSHGITLNVYGDNETISPLENSTSKDSGSKVYMTYVYSAVGTASVVIAVIIVTAVLLRGCKGRSKKENKTENQYICMEERTFTHRTPKGSPSVTPSTQKKTTLMPPKREIVSTHKAQMREENMTQKEEEGASIVYAAINHQLPSTAAGPRRQTPQEEPTLYAALRVA, encoded by the exons ATGAGACCAAAGCACGGCTGGGCCTTGGTGCACGTGTCCATCCTGGCTGGACTCCTTCTCACCTGTAACACTGAAG ATTCAGAAGATTCAAGCTGCTCTCAGAGGATTACTGTACGCCGCCACACTGTATATAAAGCTACAGTTGGACAAACGCTGAAGATCAATTGCACAGTTTTCTTCTGTGATGATACGCCACCGACAGTATCCTGGGAAAAAAACTCATTCCTCATCCCAGTCAACAAAACCAGTCACATCAACACTGAATGGTCTTTGATTAACAAACAGGAAGGAGTTTCACTtctgagctttaaaaaaattcacCTCAGTGATTCTGGTCGATATAACTGTCAAATGAAGGGCAGCGTGAGTCACGGCATTACTCTCAACGTCTATG GTGATAACGAAACAATTAGTCCATTGGAGAACAGCACAA GTAAGGATTCAGGATCCAAGGTGTATATGACATATGTCTACTCTGCtgttgggactgcttcagtcgTCATCGCCGTCATCATCGTAACAGCTGTATTGTTGCGAGGGTGTAAAG GACGATCCAAAAAGGAGAACAAAACTGAAAACCAG TACATCTGCATGGAAGAGCGAACCTTCACACACCGCACCCCAAAAGGAAGCCCTTCTGTGACGCCGTCTACCCAGAAAAAGACAACTTTAATGCCACCAAAGCGTGAGATTGTATCAACGCATAAAGCTCAGATGAGAGAGGAAAATATGACGCAAAAAGAAGAGGAAGGTGCTTCGATTGTGTACGCCGCAATCAACCATCAGCTTCCATCTACTGCGGCTGGTCCTAGGAGACAAACTCCGCAAGAAGAACCAACCTTGTATGCAGCGTTACGTGTGGCATGA
- the LOC114477333 gene encoding OX-2 membrane glycoprotein-like: MWEPALPFYLLLWMGWTVVLTTQSQVLAPSSLTAEAGEPLLLHCNISIAAGDSVRQVRWVDKHAKLILAYEQSTPPRISHQDPNVLLSASHHDASYITIRRVGADDKGCYRCLFDVFPQGEKGATTCVSVTAKVRLKGNRTAVSGKPTTLTCSYSLPDRIHQVLWRKTSEQGHTSTVASYTKYGHHAVQDAFRDRVTLSRTLEVTQLTIQQVKTEDEACYTCDFHTYPDGTRTGTACLSVYVLPKAQVTHVTLPSGITVANCTARSRPAANITWNFGEGNRTLGSPTWSVHDQGDGTTTLISTLLFQSELLSEASVECIVQHPGLDTPLKVQLNTNVGTATVIILSVCGVAAVLLLGLCGFICKCFVCTDD, translated from the exons ATGTGGGAACCTGCGCTGCCGTTTTATTTGCTGCTGTGGATGGGATGGACTGTAGTCCTCACAACTCAAA gTCAGGTTCTTGCTCCTTCCAGTCTGACTGCGGAGGCGGGCGAGCCGCTGCTGCTGCACTGTAACATATCCATCGCGGCGGGCGACAGTGTGCGTCAGGTGCGCTGGGTGGACAAGCACGCCAAGCTGATCCTAGCCTATGAGCAGAGCACGCCGCCCCGCATCAGCCACCAGGACCCCAACGTGCTGCTCAGCGCCTCCCACCACGACGCCAGCTACATCACCATCAGGAGGGTGGGGGCTGATGACAAAGGCTGCTACCGCTGCCTCTTCGACGTGTTTCCTCAGGGCGAGAAAGGAGCTACGACATGTGTCAGTGTGACAG CTAAAGTTCGCCTGAAGGGCAACAGGACGGCTGTTAGCGGGAAGCCCACCACCCTGACCTGCAGCTACAGCCTCCCTGACAGAATCCACCAGGTGCTGTGGAGGAAGACGTCCGAGCAGGGCCACACCTCCACCGTGGCCTCGTACACCAAGTACGGCCACCACGCCGTGCAGGATGCGTTCAGGGACCGGGTGACCCTGAGCCGGACGCTGGAGGTCACGCAGTTGACCATCCAGCAGGTGAAGACGGAGGACGAGGCGTGCTACACCTGTGACTTCCACACGTACCCGGACGGGACCAGGACTGGAACGGCCTGCCTCTCCGTCTATG TTTTGCCCAAAGCGCAGGTGACCCACGTGACCTTGCCCTCAGGAATCACAGTGGCCAACTGCACGGCTCGGTCCAGGCCCGCGGCAAATATCACCTGGAACTTTGGCGAAGGAAACCGCACCCTTGGGTCGCCCACGTGGTCCGTTCACGATCAGGGTGACGGCACGACGACGTTGATCAGCACACTGCTCTTCCAATCAGAGCTGCTTAGTGAAGCGTCTGTAGAGTGCATCGTCCAGCACCCGGGTTTAGACACGCCTCTGAAGGTGCAGCTCAACACTAACG TGGGAACGGCTACAGTCATTATCCTGTCGGTGTGCGGCGTGGCGGCCGTGCTCCTCCTCGGTCTGTGTGGGTTTATCTGCAAGTGTTTCGTCTGCACCGACG ACTGA
- the btla gene encoding B- and T-lymphocyte attenuator isoform X4 — MRPKHGWALVDISILVALLLTCNTEATDSEDSSCSQRITVRRHTVYKATVGQTLKINCTVFFCDDTPPTVSWEKNSFLIPVNKTSHINTEWSLINKQEGVSLLSFKKIHLSDSGRYNCQMKGSVSHGITLNVYGKDSGSKVYMTYVYSAVGTASVVIAVIIVTAVLLRGCKGRSKKENKTENQYICMEERTFTHRTPKGSPSVTPSTQKKTTLMPPKREIVSTHKAQMREENMTQKEEEGASIVYAAINHQLPSTAAGPRRQTPQEEPTLYAALRVA; from the exons ATGAGACCAAAGCACGGCTGGGCCTTGGTGGACATTTCCATCCTGGTGGCTCTCCTTCTCACCTGTAACACTGAAG CTACAGATTCAGAAGATTCAAGCTGCTCTCAGAGGATTACTGTACGCCGCCACACTGTATATAAAGCTACAGTTGGACAAACGCTGAAGATCAATTGCACAGTTTTCTTCTGTGATGATACGCCACCGACAGTATCCTGGGAAAAAAACTCATTCCTCATCCCAGTCAACAAAACCAGTCACATCAACACTGAATGGTCTTTGATTAACAAACAGGAAGGAGTTTCACTtctgagctttaaaaaaattcacCTCAGTGATTCTGGTCGATATAACTGTCAAATGAAGGGCAGCGTGAGTCACGGCATTACTCTCAACGTCTATG GTAAGGATTCAGGATCCAAGGTGTATATGACATATGTCTACTCTGCtgttgggactgcttcagtcgTCATCGCCGTCATCATCGTAACAGCTGTATTGTTGCGAGGGTGTAAAG GACGATCCAAAAAGGAGAACAAAACTGAAAACCAG TACATCTGCATGGAAGAGCGAACCTTCACACACCGCACCCCAAAAGGAAGCCCTTCTGTGACGCCGTCTACCCAGAAAAAGACAACTTTAATGCCACCAAAGCGTGAGATTGTATCAACGCATAAAGCTCAGATGAGAGAGGAAAATATGACGCAAAAAGAAGAGGAAGGTGCTTCGATTGTGTACGCCGCAATCAACCATCAGCTTCCATCTACTGCGGCTGGTCCTAGGAGACAAACTCCGCAAGAAGAACCAACCTTGTATGCAGCGTTACGTGTGGCATGA
- the btla gene encoding B- and T-lymphocyte attenuator isoform X1 produces MRPKHGWALVDISILVALLLTCNTEATDSEDSSCSQRITVRRHTVYKATVGQTLKINCTVFFCDDTPPTVSWEKNSFLIPVNKTSHINTEWSLINKQEGVSLLSFKKIHLSDSGRYNCQMKGSVSHGITLNVYGDNETISPLENSTSKDSGSKVYMTYVYSAVGTASVVIAVIIVTAVLLRGCKGRSKKENKTENQYICMEERTFTHRTPKGSPSVTPSTQKKTTLMPPKREIVSTHKAQMREENMTQKEEEGASIVYAAINHQLPSTAAGPRRQTPQEEPTLYAALRVA; encoded by the exons ATGAGACCAAAGCACGGCTGGGCCTTGGTGGACATTTCCATCCTGGTGGCTCTCCTTCTCACCTGTAACACTGAAG CTACAGATTCAGAAGATTCAAGCTGCTCTCAGAGGATTACTGTACGCCGCCACACTGTATATAAAGCTACAGTTGGACAAACGCTGAAGATCAATTGCACAGTTTTCTTCTGTGATGATACGCCACCGACAGTATCCTGGGAAAAAAACTCATTCCTCATCCCAGTCAACAAAACCAGTCACATCAACACTGAATGGTCTTTGATTAACAAACAGGAAGGAGTTTCACTtctgagctttaaaaaaattcacCTCAGTGATTCTGGTCGATATAACTGTCAAATGAAGGGCAGCGTGAGTCACGGCATTACTCTCAACGTCTATG GTGATAACGAAACAATTAGTCCATTGGAGAACAGCACAA GTAAGGATTCAGGATCCAAGGTGTATATGACATATGTCTACTCTGCtgttgggactgcttcagtcgTCATCGCCGTCATCATCGTAACAGCTGTATTGTTGCGAGGGTGTAAAG GACGATCCAAAAAGGAGAACAAAACTGAAAACCAG TACATCTGCATGGAAGAGCGAACCTTCACACACCGCACCCCAAAAGGAAGCCCTTCTGTGACGCCGTCTACCCAGAAAAAGACAACTTTAATGCCACCAAAGCGTGAGATTGTATCAACGCATAAAGCTCAGATGAGAGAGGAAAATATGACGCAAAAAGAAGAGGAAGGTGCTTCGATTGTGTACGCCGCAATCAACCATCAGCTTCCATCTACTGCGGCTGGTCCTAGGAGACAAACTCCGCAAGAAGAACCAACCTTGTATGCAGCGTTACGTGTGGCATGA
- the btla gene encoding B- and T-lymphocyte attenuator isoform X5 — MRPKHGWALVDISILVALLLTCNTEATDSEDSSCSQRITVRRHTVYKATVGQTLKINCTVFFCDDTPPTVSWEKNSFLIPVNKTSHINTEWSLINKQEGVSLLSFKKIHLSDSGRYNCQMKGSVSHGITLNVYGRSKKENKTENQYICMEERTFTHRTPKGSPSVTPSTQKKTTLMPPKREIVSTHKAQMREENMTQKEEEGASIVYAAINHQLPSTAAGPRRQTPQEEPTLYAALRVA, encoded by the exons ATGAGACCAAAGCACGGCTGGGCCTTGGTGGACATTTCCATCCTGGTGGCTCTCCTTCTCACCTGTAACACTGAAG CTACAGATTCAGAAGATTCAAGCTGCTCTCAGAGGATTACTGTACGCCGCCACACTGTATATAAAGCTACAGTTGGACAAACGCTGAAGATCAATTGCACAGTTTTCTTCTGTGATGATACGCCACCGACAGTATCCTGGGAAAAAAACTCATTCCTCATCCCAGTCAACAAAACCAGTCACATCAACACTGAATGGTCTTTGATTAACAAACAGGAAGGAGTTTCACTtctgagctttaaaaaaattcacCTCAGTGATTCTGGTCGATATAACTGTCAAATGAAGGGCAGCGTGAGTCACGGCATTACTCTCAACGTCTATG GACGATCCAAAAAGGAGAACAAAACTGAAAACCAG TACATCTGCATGGAAGAGCGAACCTTCACACACCGCACCCCAAAAGGAAGCCCTTCTGTGACGCCGTCTACCCAGAAAAAGACAACTTTAATGCCACCAAAGCGTGAGATTGTATCAACGCATAAAGCTCAGATGAGAGAGGAAAATATGACGCAAAAAGAAGAGGAAGGTGCTTCGATTGTGTACGCCGCAATCAACCATCAGCTTCCATCTACTGCGGCTGGTCCTAGGAGACAAACTCCGCAAGAAGAACCAACCTTGTATGCAGCGTTACGTGTGGCATGA